One Amycolatopsis thermophila DNA segment encodes these proteins:
- a CDS encoding GNAT family N-acetyltransferase, translating to MESPLITDRLVIRDWTVDDAEAALAIYGAEEVTHWLTPAMDRVGDVAAMRAVLQAWHEAQPKLPPPRGRWAMERREDGRVIGGLGIRLLPPFDEDLELSWQLHPDAWGHGYATEGSKALIEWAFTQDADELFAVARPNNIRAIATAKRLGMQWVGETSKYYDLRLQVYRIRPGDLAEPAGA from the coding sequence ATGGAGTCGCCCCTGATCACCGACCGGCTGGTCATCCGTGACTGGACGGTCGACGACGCGGAGGCCGCGCTGGCGATCTACGGCGCGGAAGAGGTCACGCACTGGCTGACCCCGGCGATGGACCGGGTCGGCGATGTCGCCGCGATGCGCGCCGTCCTGCAGGCCTGGCACGAGGCGCAGCCCAAGCTGCCGCCACCGCGCGGGCGGTGGGCGATGGAGCGCCGCGAGGACGGGCGGGTGATCGGCGGCCTGGGCATCCGGCTGCTGCCGCCGTTCGACGAGGACCTCGAGCTCAGCTGGCAGCTGCACCCGGACGCCTGGGGCCACGGGTACGCCACCGAGGGCAGCAAGGCGCTCATCGAGTGGGCGTTCACGCAGGACGCCGACGAGCTGTTCGCGGTCGCGCGGCCGAACAACATTCGGGCGATCGCGACGGCCAAGCGGCTGGGCATGCAGTGGGTCGGCGAGACCAGCAAGTACTACGACCTGCGGCTGCAGGTCTACCGCATCAGGCCCGGCGACCTGGCCGAACCGGCCGGGGCTTGA
- a CDS encoding hydroxypyruvate isomerase family protein — protein sequence MRYDVNVSILFTELEPERRPAAAAAAGFAGVESWWPFRGVPGDREVERFVRSVADAGVQLVSLNVPHGDLAAGERGLAAFPGRTAEFRDGVDVAAGIAERLGCRLFNVLPGNRTGASRDVLLDNLAFAAERLDGTVLLEPLSGAPDYPLLHAADALALADEAGADGVRLLADVYHLGVNGDDLDALLAPPLFERIGHVQVADAPGRHEPGTGTLGVIAWLDRLAATGYDGWVGLEYVPTGSSVDSFGRLPGR from the coding sequence GTGCGGTACGACGTCAACGTCTCGATCCTGTTCACCGAGCTGGAGCCCGAGCGGCGGCCCGCGGCGGCGGCCGCGGCGGGCTTCGCCGGCGTGGAGTCGTGGTGGCCCTTCCGCGGCGTGCCGGGTGACCGCGAGGTCGAGCGGTTCGTGCGCTCGGTGGCCGATGCCGGCGTGCAGCTGGTGTCCCTGAACGTGCCGCACGGGGACCTCGCCGCGGGGGAACGGGGGCTGGCCGCGTTTCCCGGGCGGACGGCGGAGTTCCGGGACGGGGTCGACGTCGCCGCGGGCATCGCCGAACGGCTCGGGTGCCGGCTGTTCAACGTCCTGCCCGGCAACCGCACCGGCGCGTCGCGAGACGTGCTGCTCGACAACCTCGCGTTCGCGGCCGAGCGACTGGACGGCACGGTGCTGCTCGAACCGCTCAGCGGCGCGCCGGACTACCCGCTGCTGCACGCCGCCGACGCGCTCGCGCTCGCCGACGAGGCCGGGGCGGACGGCGTGAGGCTCCTCGCGGACGTCTACCACCTCGGCGTCAACGGCGACGACCTGGACGCGCTGCTCGCCCCGCCGCTGTTCGAGCGCATCGGGCACGTCCAGGTGGCCGACGCGCCGGGACGTCACGAGCCGGGCACCGGGACGCTCGGGGTCATCGCGTGGCTGGACCGCCTGGCGGCCACCGGGTATGACGGCTGGGTCGGGCTGGAGTACGTGCCCACCGGGTCCAGTGTGGACAGCTTCGGCCGGCTCCCCGGCCGCTAG
- a CDS encoding sensor histidine kinase has protein sequence MKNTEDKSGEGHHKSIRKRLTGTVLIPSIALLVMWIAGSGYFLVDAIYVRTVASSVQDVSIPAVTALGAVQQERQLSLVYLERPQVGLRDLQAQQQSIDKSLTSLRSALAEVKSLVPDEIGQRMNQMESSLDQLPVIRAEINLRTISKEQVNDFYNRLLDTSTDLFDSQARLVPDAESTQGGMTSVDIFRASDQMSRAASLASSAFAAGQFSPADHLQFAQLVGSYRNQLAKVASYMAPQAGERYRQLTNTDAWQRLAAAENVIISHGPGPFRENVAGLNVRENDWRDVTTQVSTQLIDLTVEQSELASGAALDKGNVNLWTVIIGSVVALLAAVASIWVAVRVSRTLVDRTLMTRLERLRNDSLELARTRLPSIVSRLKEGEAVDVGAELPRLDHGKDEIGQVAEAFNIAQLTAVQAAASEAKARSGVNNVFLGIAHRNQGLVHRQLQILDRMESREENPEQLKGLFQLDHLATRARRTTENLIILGGKQPGRRWRKPVWLMDVLRAAVSETEHYSRVEVENVPQVAIIGSAVADTIHLVAELVDNATTFSPPGSQVHMTSTLVARGVVVDVADQGLGMKDDVREWANRMMSEPPEFDAMALKADSSLGLFVVARLAARLGLKVMFDSSRYGGTRATILIPTALLASGDQVAENADSEFPGASGHDSHELEETGRTAGANGMGRNDNNGSPEPVRRVPAEIRAGRHAEPEPETANETSGVRTISVVEPEAAPTPAPSPRPKRAKAPLPQREPQQNLVAQLRDDPESDATDYHEFSGRTRSTLSAFHKGTRRGRDADAPVDPRATTD, from the coding sequence GTGAAAAACACAGAAGACAAGTCTGGCGAAGGCCACCACAAGTCGATCCGCAAGCGCCTGACCGGCACCGTCCTGATCCCCAGTATCGCGCTGCTGGTGATGTGGATCGCGGGTTCGGGCTACTTCCTCGTCGACGCGATCTACGTCCGCACGGTGGCCTCCTCCGTGCAGGACGTGTCGATCCCCGCGGTCACCGCGCTCGGCGCCGTCCAGCAGGAACGCCAGCTGTCCCTGGTCTACCTGGAACGCCCCCAGGTCGGCCTGCGTGACCTGCAGGCGCAGCAGCAGTCCATCGACAAGTCGCTGACCAGCCTGCGCAGCGCGCTGGCCGAGGTGAAGAGCCTGGTGCCCGACGAGATCGGGCAGCGGATGAACCAGATGGAGTCCAGCCTCGACCAGCTCCCGGTCATCCGAGCCGAGATCAACCTGCGCACCATCTCCAAGGAGCAGGTCAACGACTTCTACAACCGGCTGCTGGACACCTCGACCGACCTGTTCGACTCGCAGGCCCGCCTGGTGCCGGACGCGGAGTCCACGCAGGGCGGGATGACGTCGGTGGACATCTTCCGCGCCTCCGACCAGATGTCGCGCGCGGCCTCGCTGGCCTCCAGCGCCTTCGCGGCCGGCCAGTTCTCCCCCGCCGACCACCTGCAGTTCGCCCAGCTCGTCGGCAGCTACCGCAACCAGCTGGCCAAGGTCGCCTCCTACATGGCCCCGCAGGCCGGCGAGCGGTACCGGCAGCTGACCAACACCGACGCGTGGCAGCGGCTCGCGGCGGCGGAGAACGTGATCATCTCGCACGGCCCTGGCCCGTTCCGTGAGAACGTCGCCGGTCTCAACGTGCGGGAGAACGACTGGCGGGACGTCACCACCCAGGTCTCGACGCAGCTGATCGACCTGACCGTCGAGCAGTCGGAGCTGGCCTCCGGCGCCGCACTGGACAAGGGCAACGTCAACCTGTGGACGGTGATCATCGGCAGTGTGGTCGCCCTGCTCGCCGCCGTCGCCTCCATCTGGGTCGCCGTCCGCGTGTCCCGCACCCTGGTCGACCGGACCCTGATGACGCGCCTGGAGCGCCTGCGCAACGACTCGCTGGAGCTGGCCCGCACGCGCCTGCCCAGCATCGTCAGCCGCCTCAAGGAGGGCGAGGCGGTCGACGTCGGGGCCGAGCTGCCGCGGCTGGACCACGGCAAGGACGAGATCGGGCAGGTGGCCGAGGCGTTCAACATCGCCCAGCTGACCGCCGTCCAGGCCGCCGCCTCCGAGGCCAAGGCCCGCAGCGGTGTCAACAACGTGTTCCTCGGCATCGCGCACCGCAACCAGGGCCTGGTGCACCGCCAGCTGCAGATCCTGGACCGGATGGAGAGCCGCGAGGAGAACCCCGAGCAGCTCAAGGGCCTGTTCCAGCTCGACCACCTGGCCACCCGCGCCCGCCGCACCACCGAGAACCTGATCATCCTCGGCGGCAAGCAGCCGGGCCGCCGCTGGCGCAAGCCGGTGTGGCTGATGGACGTGCTGCGCGCCGCGGTGTCGGAGACCGAGCACTACTCGCGCGTCGAGGTCGAGAACGTCCCGCAGGTCGCGATCATCGGGTCCGCGGTGGCCGACACGATCCACCTGGTCGCCGAGCTGGTCGACAACGCCACGACGTTCTCCCCGCCCGGGTCGCAGGTCCACATGACCTCGACGCTGGTCGCGCGCGGTGTCGTCGTCGACGTCGCCGACCAGGGCCTGGGCATGAAGGACGACGTCCGGGAATGGGCCAACCGGATGATGTCGGAGCCGCCGGAGTTCGACGCGATGGCGCTCAAGGCCGACTCCAGCCTGGGTCTGTTCGTGGTGGCGCGCCTGGCGGCGCGGCTCGGCCTCAAGGTCATGTTCGACTCGTCGCGCTACGGTGGCACCCGCGCCACGATCCTGATCCCCACGGCGCTGCTCGCCAGCGGGGACCAGGTCGCCGAGAACGCCGACTCGGAGTTCCCCGGCGCGTCCGGGCACGACTCGCACGAGCTGGAGGAGACCGGCCGCACGGCCGGGGCGAATGGTATGGGACGAAACGACAACAACGGTTCCCCCGAACCCGTGCGGCGCGTCCCCGCGGAGATCCGCGCGGGCAGGCACGCCGAACCCGAGCCGGAGACGGCGAACGAGACGAGCGGGGTCCGCACGATCTCCGTCGTGGAGCCGGAGGCGGCGCCGACGCCGGCGCCCTCGCCGCGGCCCAAGCGCGCCAAGGCCCCGCTGCCCCAGCGCGAGCCGCAGCAGAACCTGGTCGCCCAGCTCCGCGACGACCCGGAGTCCGACGCCACCGATTACCACGAGTTCTCCGGACGGACCCGCTCCACGCTCTCGGCGTTCCACAAGGGAACCCGCCGCGGGCGCGACGCGGACGCTCCGGTTGACCCACGGGCCACCACCGACTGA
- a CDS encoding phosphotransferase family protein, which produces MLSASELDALAAWMDARGLPGGPVEDLAPIAGGTQNRMFSFRRGGRAYVLRSGPRHRRAGSNDALRREMRVLDALSGTAVPHPALIAACPEETVWPGAVFYLMEPVDGFNATVELPEPHASRPGLRHAMGLAMADALAALGAVDHEAVGLGDFGRPHGFLDRQVPRWLAELDSYRGSYPGPELPGVEAVAEWLGACVPRRWSPGILHGDFHLANVMFSRADATVAAIVDWEMSTIGDPLLDLGWLLATWPGTRGALGWQGLATAAGLAGEDEIIARYAARSERDLSAIDWYVVLACFKLGIILEGTHARAWAGKAPHETGRRLHTAAVGLFEQALDRIAAA; this is translated from the coding sequence GTGTTGTCGGCGAGCGAGCTGGACGCGCTGGCCGCGTGGATGGACGCGCGGGGGTTGCCGGGCGGGCCGGTCGAGGACCTGGCGCCGATCGCGGGCGGCACGCAGAACCGGATGTTCTCCTTCCGCCGAGGTGGCCGGGCGTACGTGTTGCGCAGCGGGCCCCGGCACCGGCGGGCGGGCAGCAACGACGCGTTGCGGCGGGAGATGCGGGTGCTGGACGCGCTGTCCGGCACGGCGGTCCCGCATCCGGCGCTGATCGCGGCGTGCCCGGAGGAGACCGTGTGGCCGGGCGCGGTGTTCTACCTGATGGAGCCGGTGGACGGGTTCAACGCGACGGTCGAGCTGCCCGAGCCGCACGCGTCCCGGCCCGGCCTGCGGCACGCGATGGGCCTGGCGATGGCGGATGCGCTCGCGGCGCTGGGCGCGGTCGACCACGAGGCGGTCGGGCTCGGCGATTTCGGGCGCCCGCACGGGTTCCTGGACCGGCAGGTGCCGCGGTGGCTGGCCGAACTGGACTCCTACCGCGGGTCCTATCCGGGGCCGGAGCTGCCCGGTGTGGAGGCGGTCGCGGAGTGGCTGGGCGCGTGCGTCCCGCGGCGGTGGTCACCGGGGATCCTGCACGGCGACTTCCACCTGGCGAACGTGATGTTCTCGCGCGCGGACGCCACGGTGGCGGCGATCGTGGACTGGGAGATGAGCACGATCGGCGACCCGCTGCTCGACCTGGGGTGGCTGCTGGCCACCTGGCCCGGCACCCGGGGCGCGCTCGGGTGGCAGGGCCTGGCGACGGCCGCCGGCCTCGCCGGCGAGGACGAGATCATCGCCCGCTACGCGGCCCGGTCGGAACGGGACCTGTCGGCGATCGACTGGTACGTGGTGCTGGCGTGCTTCAAGCTGGGGATCATCCTGGAGGGCACGCACGCGCGGGCGTGGGCGGGCAAGGCGCCCCACGAGACCGGCCGGCGCCTGCACACCGCCGCGGTGGGGCTGTTCGAGCAGGCGCTGGATCGCATCGCCGCGGCGTGA
- a CDS encoding MarR family winged helix-turn-helix transcriptional regulator — translation MDTAPERLRTLPSWLITQTAHHAHRLVSEGLAEAGARGYHYRLLAALEESGPASQATLGRRSAIHLSDLVATINELAERGLVSREPDPADRRRNVVTITAAGRRQLKRLDKEITRVQDDLLAPLTAAERDQLTALLGRVLRHHTAGG, via the coding sequence ATGGACACCGCCCCGGAGCGCCTGCGGACCCTGCCCAGCTGGCTGATCACCCAGACCGCCCACCACGCGCACCGCCTCGTCAGCGAAGGCCTCGCCGAGGCCGGCGCCCGCGGCTACCACTACCGGCTGCTGGCCGCCTTGGAGGAGTCCGGCCCGGCGAGCCAGGCCACGCTGGGGCGGCGCAGCGCGATCCACCTGTCCGACCTGGTGGCGACGATCAACGAGCTCGCCGAGCGCGGCCTGGTGAGCCGCGAGCCCGATCCCGCGGACCGGCGGCGCAACGTCGTCACCATCACCGCGGCGGGCCGGCGCCAGCTCAAGCGGCTGGACAAGGAGATCACCCGCGTCCAGGACGACCTGCTCGCCCCGCTGACGGCCGCCGAGCGGGACCAGCTGACCGCCCTGCTGGGCCGGGTGCTCCGCCACCACACCGCGGGCGGGTGA
- a CDS encoding long-chain-fatty-acid--CoA ligase, with translation MSFNLAIMLRESATAAPDKDFLRFPSGSMSYAEVDRRSGRVAVALRERGLRPGDKVAVQLANVPEFVVAYFGILKAGLTMVPLNPLLKAAEIAYHLDDSDARMIITHTAGAGEVSTALKELAGVRAVVVGELDASAWPEGTTAFGALLEPEDDGDIWPGAADDTAVLLYTSGTTGRPKGAELSHFQLYMTCTLGSEKFGAEPDDVALAVLPFFHVYGLSSILNASARHGRTISVVPRFEVPAVLEAIQRDRVTIMAGVPTMYHALAYADTTGYDTSSLRIGSSGGAAIPEEVLRRFEEKFGIPVLEGYGLSESASTTTVNPGADNRKVLSIGKPIWGVQLRIVDEADRPLPTGQVGEIVLRGHNITKGYYKRPQETAEAFRGGWFHTGDLGYVDSDGFVFIVDRKKDLVIRGGFNVYPREVEELLYRHPAIAEAAVIGEPDERLGEEVVAVVSLKPGATAEPEEIVAWAKERIAAYKYPRRVRIVDELPKGATGKIAKLELRARLRG, from the coding sequence ATGAGCTTCAACCTGGCGATCATGCTGCGGGAGTCGGCGACGGCGGCGCCGGACAAGGACTTCCTGCGGTTCCCGTCGGGGTCGATGAGCTACGCCGAGGTCGACCGGCGCTCCGGCCGGGTGGCCGTCGCGCTGCGGGAGCGCGGCCTGCGCCCCGGGGACAAGGTCGCCGTGCAGCTCGCCAACGTGCCCGAGTTCGTGGTCGCCTACTTCGGGATCCTCAAGGCGGGCCTGACGATGGTGCCGCTGAACCCGCTGCTCAAGGCCGCCGAGATCGCCTACCACCTGGACGATTCGGACGCCCGGATGATCATCACGCACACCGCGGGCGCCGGGGAGGTGTCCACCGCGCTCAAGGAGCTGGCCGGCGTGCGCGCGGTGGTGGTCGGCGAACTCGACGCGAGTGCCTGGCCCGAGGGCACCACCGCGTTCGGCGCGCTGCTGGAGCCCGAGGACGACGGCGACATCTGGCCGGGCGCGGCGGACGACACGGCCGTGCTGCTCTACACCAGCGGCACGACCGGCCGCCCGAAGGGCGCCGAGCTGTCGCACTTCCAGCTCTACATGACCTGCACGCTGGGCAGCGAGAAGTTCGGCGCGGAACCCGACGACGTCGCGCTCGCGGTGCTGCCGTTCTTCCACGTCTACGGGCTGTCCAGCATCCTCAACGCCTCGGCCCGGCACGGGCGCACGATCTCGGTCGTGCCGCGGTTCGAGGTGCCCGCGGTGCTGGAGGCGATCCAGCGCGACCGCGTCACGATCATGGCCGGGGTGCCGACCATGTACCACGCGCTGGCCTACGCCGACACGACCGGCTACGACACCAGCAGTCTGCGGATCGGCAGCTCCGGCGGCGCCGCGATCCCGGAGGAGGTGCTGCGCCGGTTCGAGGAGAAGTTCGGGATCCCCGTGCTCGAGGGCTACGGGTTGTCCGAATCGGCCTCGACGACGACGGTCAACCCGGGCGCGGACAACCGCAAGGTGCTGTCGATCGGCAAGCCGATCTGGGGCGTGCAGCTGCGGATCGTGGACGAGGCGGACCGGCCGCTGCCGACCGGGCAGGTGGGCGAGATCGTGCTGCGCGGGCACAACATCACCAAGGGCTACTACAAGCGGCCGCAGGAGACCGCGGAGGCCTTCCGCGGCGGCTGGTTCCACACCGGCGACCTCGGTTACGTCGACTCCGACGGGTTCGTGTTCATCGTGGACCGCAAGAAGGACCTGGTGATCCGCGGCGGGTTCAACGTCTACCCGCGCGAGGTGGAGGAGCTGCTGTACCGGCACCCGGCGATCGCGGAGGCGGCGGTGATCGGCGAGCCGGACGAGCGGCTCGGCGAGGAGGTGGTCGCGGTGGTTTCGCTCAAGCCGGGCGCGACCGCCGAGCCGGAGGAGATCGTGGCGTGGGCCAAGGAGCGGATCGCGGCCTACAAGTACCCGCGGCGGGTGCGGATCGTCGACGAGCTGCCGAAGGGCGCCACGGGCAAGATCGCCAAGCTGGAGCTGCGGGCGCGTCTGCGAGGATGA
- a CDS encoding TetR/AcrR family transcriptional regulator: MQVIKDVQPDLGLSPAEEARRAQIIAATMATMAELGYRRTSYARIKERAGLSSTRLIGYHFGTKAALIQAVVTTAMSIRDRYLEERAGGTTDRAGMLRALIETEVTFVRDHPECVRVLREVAANADDADGWPVAGPLLRGFRIGRIERLLIQGQREGAFGEFAPDVAARTIAQSIDGAVQAHDEDPSLDLDTYGRQLADFFEQAVAAKR, from the coding sequence ATGCAAGTAATCAAGGATGTGCAGCCGGACCTCGGGCTCAGTCCCGCGGAAGAGGCGCGGCGAGCGCAGATCATCGCCGCGACGATGGCGACGATGGCTGAGCTGGGGTACCGGCGGACGTCGTACGCGCGGATCAAGGAGCGGGCCGGGCTGAGCAGCACGCGCCTGATCGGCTACCACTTCGGCACGAAGGCCGCGCTGATCCAGGCCGTCGTGACGACCGCGATGAGCATCCGGGACCGCTACCTGGAGGAGCGGGCCGGCGGCACCACCGACCGCGCCGGGATGCTGCGCGCGTTGATCGAAACGGAGGTCACGTTCGTCCGCGACCACCCCGAGTGCGTGCGGGTGCTGCGCGAGGTGGCCGCGAACGCCGACGACGCGGACGGCTGGCCGGTCGCCGGGCCGCTGCTGCGCGGTTTCCGGATCGGCCGCATCGAGCGGCTGCTGATCCAGGGACAACGGGAAGGGGCGTTCGGGGAGTTCGCGCCCGACGTCGCGGCCCGCACGATCGCCCAGAGCATCGACGGCGCGGTCCAGGCCCACGACGAGGACCCCTCCCTGGACCTGGACACCTACGGCAGGCAGCTCGCGGACTTCTTCGAGCAGGCGGTGGCCGCCAAGCGCTGA
- a CDS encoding epoxide hydrolase family protein: MTGKPFRIDIPQAALDDLAARLDRVRWPDELPGAGWEYGIPLARVRELAGRWRHGYDWRAQEAALNALPQFVDEIDGQTVHYVHVRSPAADALPLILTHGWPGSFTEFLDVIEPLSREFHLVIPSIPGFGFSGPTRDRGWDTTRVARAWAELMRRLGYRRYGAQGGDWGSGISTALAAVAPDQVAGVHLNYLPTPPPPGGITGLSAEDERRLAHTTAYAANRPGYQVLHMTTPQTLAYALTDSAVGQLAWIAERFARWTDPASRIPDDRLLTDVMLYWLTGTAGSSARLAKESSYGGRPPCPAPVGVAVFAHDITLSVRPVAERLFDIRHWSEFDRGGHFAAMEVPELFAGDVRKFFGSLA; encoded by the coding sequence ATGACTGGGAAACCGTTCCGCATCGACATCCCGCAGGCCGCGCTCGACGACCTGGCCGCCCGGCTGGATCGCGTCCGCTGGCCCGACGAGCTGCCCGGCGCGGGCTGGGAGTACGGCATCCCGCTCGCCCGCGTCCGCGAGCTGGCCGGGCGCTGGCGTCACGGCTACGACTGGCGCGCGCAGGAGGCGGCGCTGAACGCCCTGCCGCAGTTCGTCGACGAGATCGACGGGCAGACCGTGCACTACGTGCACGTGCGGTCGCCGGCGGCGGACGCCCTGCCGCTGATCCTGACCCACGGCTGGCCCGGCTCGTTCACCGAGTTCCTGGACGTGATCGAGCCCCTGTCGCGGGAGTTCCACCTGGTGATCCCGTCGATCCCCGGGTTCGGGTTCTCCGGCCCGACCCGGGACCGGGGCTGGGACACCACCCGGGTGGCGCGCGCGTGGGCGGAACTGATGCGGCGCCTGGGATACCGGCGCTACGGCGCCCAGGGCGGCGACTGGGGATCGGGGATCTCGACCGCACTGGCCGCGGTCGCCCCGGACCAGGTGGCCGGGGTGCACCTGAACTACCTGCCCACCCCACCGCCGCCGGGCGGGATCACCGGACTGTCCGCAGAGGACGAACGGCGGCTGGCCCACACCACGGCGTACGCCGCGAACCGGCCGGGCTACCAGGTCCTGCACATGACCACACCCCAGACGCTCGCCTACGCCCTCACCGATTCCGCGGTCGGCCAGCTCGCCTGGATCGCCGAGCGGTTCGCGAGGTGGACGGACCCGGCGTCGCGAATCCCCGACGACCGGCTGCTGACCGACGTGATGCTGTACTGGCTCACCGGCACGGCGGGATCGTCGGCGCGGCTGGCGAAGGAGAGCTCCTACGGCGGGCGGCCGCCGTGCCCGGCGCCGGTCGGGGTGGCGGTGTTCGCGCACGACATCACCCTGTCCGTGCGCCCGGTCGCCGAGCGGCTGTTCGACATCCGGCACTGGAGCGAGTTCGACCGGGGCGGCCACTTCGCGGCGATGGAGGTGCCGGAGCTGTTCGCCGGAGATGTCCGGAAGTTCTTCGGTTCGCTGGCATAA
- a CDS encoding alkaline phosphatase family protein, with protein sequence MDTTGELLDGLPHGVGRRVPMVVVSPWSKGGRVCSQAFDHTSRRGAARSAAT encoded by the coding sequence GTGGACACCACGGGCGAGCTGCTGGACGGCCTGCCCCACGGCGTCGGCCGGCGCGTGCCGATGGTGGTGGTGTCGCCGTGGAGCAAGGGTGGCCGCGTGTGCTCGCAGGCGTTCGACCACACCTCTCGCCGTGGCGCCGCGCGATCTGCGGCGACCTGA
- the ilvA gene encoding threonine ammonia-lyase IlvA, producing the protein MRAADVAMAAARFAGVIQPTPLHRNERLSQRHGVDVWLKREDLSAVRSYKGRGAYNLVSQLSPEERARGVVCASAGNHAQGVAFASAALGVLARVYLPRTTPRQKRDRVARLGGEHVQIVVHGDTYDDAAAAAQQYATSTGTTLIPAFDDPRTIAGQGTVVKEAIEQLGRAPDAVVVPVGGGGLLAGTIAWLRETHPEVRVIGAEPQGAASMALALEHGGPVAMDTVDPFVDGAAVRLVGEHTYALAAERRPDMVAVPEGKICVEMLDLYQSDGVIAEPAGALSPAALGPDLGLEPGSTVLCIVSGGNNDVSRYAEVVERALIFEGRKHYFLVEFPQEPGALRRFLDDVLGPDDDITLFEYVKRNNRETGPALVGIELGAPENLEPMMKRMSAGPHRIERVPPDSPLFTFLV; encoded by the coding sequence GTGCGGGCGGCCGACGTGGCGATGGCTGCCGCCCGGTTCGCCGGGGTGATCCAGCCGACACCTCTGCACCGCAACGAACGGCTTTCGCAGCGGCACGGCGTCGACGTCTGGCTCAAGCGCGAAGACCTCAGCGCCGTCCGCTCCTACAAGGGGCGTGGCGCGTACAACCTCGTGAGCCAGCTCTCACCCGAGGAACGCGCCCGTGGTGTCGTGTGCGCCAGCGCCGGCAACCACGCGCAGGGTGTTGCGTTCGCCTCCGCCGCGCTCGGCGTCCTCGCCCGCGTCTACCTGCCGCGCACCACCCCGCGGCAGAAGCGGGACCGGGTCGCGCGCCTGGGCGGCGAGCACGTCCAGATCGTGGTGCACGGCGACACCTACGACGACGCGGCCGCCGCGGCCCAGCAGTACGCCACGAGCACCGGCACCACGTTGATCCCGGCGTTCGACGACCCGCGCACCATCGCCGGGCAGGGCACGGTCGTCAAGGAGGCCATCGAGCAGCTGGGCCGCGCGCCCGACGCGGTGGTGGTGCCCGTCGGCGGCGGCGGCCTGCTCGCCGGGACGATCGCCTGGCTGCGCGAGACCCACCCCGAGGTGCGGGTGATCGGCGCCGAGCCGCAGGGCGCGGCCAGCATGGCCCTCGCGCTCGAACACGGCGGGCCGGTCGCGATGGACACCGTCGACCCGTTCGTCGACGGCGCCGCCGTCCGCCTGGTCGGGGAGCACACCTACGCGCTGGCCGCCGAGCGCCGGCCGGACATGGTGGCCGTGCCCGAGGGCAAGATCTGCGTCGAAATGCTCGACCTGTACCAGTCCGACGGCGTCATCGCCGAACCCGCGGGCGCGCTCTCACCGGCCGCGCTCGGGCCGGACCTCGGTCTCGAGCCCGGCTCGACGGTGCTGTGCATCGTCTCCGGCGGCAACAACGACGTCAGCCGCTACGCCGAGGTCGTCGAGCGCGCGCTGATCTTCGAGGGGCGCAAGCACTACTTCCTCGTCGAGTTCCCGCAGGAGCCCGGGGCGCTGCGGCGCTTCCTCGACGACGTCCTCGGCCCCGACGACGACATCACCCTCTTCGAGTACGTCAAGCGCAACAACCGCGAGACGGGCCCCGCGCTCGTCGGCATCGAGCTCGGCGCGCCGGAGAACCTCGAGCCGATGATGAAGCGCATGTCCGCGGGTCCGCACCGCATCGAACGGGTGCCGCCGGACAGCCCGCTGTTCACGTTCCTGGTGTGA
- a CDS encoding universal stress protein — protein sequence MGAEQLVEEYGPAWSPGPFERGTDGPHVVLAGVDGSPAASRAGAYAAGLARRQRSRLVVVYVLAPAAWTGMATGYLAAAQEEAYEATIEEMRKPIRALADEARMPITFIVRRGDAFAELRRAAVELHADLVVVGASESRGHRIVGSVANRLVRAGLWPVTVVP from the coding sequence GTGGGTGCGGAGCAGCTGGTGGAGGAGTACGGCCCGGCGTGGTCGCCGGGGCCGTTCGAGCGGGGCACCGACGGACCGCACGTGGTGCTGGCGGGGGTGGACGGCTCCCCCGCCGCGTCGCGGGCGGGTGCCTACGCGGCCGGGCTCGCGCGACGGCAGCGGTCGCGGCTGGTGGTCGTGTACGTGCTGGCGCCGGCGGCGTGGACGGGCATGGCGACCGGCTACCTCGCGGCCGCCCAGGAGGAGGCCTACGAGGCGACGATCGAGGAGATGCGCAAGCCGATCCGCGCACTGGCCGACGAGGCGCGGATGCCGATCACGTTCATCGTCCGCCGGGGCGACGCGTTCGCGGAACTGCGCCGGGCGGCGGTGGAGCTGCACGCGGACCTCGTCGTGGTGGGCGCGTCGGAGAGCCGGGGGCACCGCATAGTCGGCTCCGTGGCGAACCGCCTGGTGCGAGCCGGTCTCTGGCCGGTGACCGTGGTGCCCTGA